In one window of Desulfuribacillus alkaliarsenatis DNA:
- a CDS encoding abortive infection system antitoxin AbiGi family protein — MKEDKNHKILQSGENQSLNSNYIKPKQSANALFNFMQRLDYLKMILKNKAIIPRYFEEDINYLGIEIGKISIPVTCFCDINLQRISSHTSEYGEYGIGLYKEWCVVQGIQPIHYINERSKLVEDFRLAFNSALGYDSENSEVNNLQNYLFSHLFFIKPILGDMKRSIKDEKVHLNFHDEREWRYIPKLAEINTELLPVLIFDQNNDKTRNLYNRALYDLSDAWMEISPDNIKYLIVKDKFDQVDLINYLSTEELNYTQKEKLYLISKIVILEEISEDW, encoded by the coding sequence GTGAAAGAGGATAAAAATCATAAAATTCTACAGTCAGGTGAAAATCAATCTCTTAATAGTAATTATATTAAACCTAAACAAAGTGCTAATGCGTTATTCAATTTTATGCAGAGGCTTGATTACTTAAAAATGATTCTGAAAAATAAGGCAATAATCCCGCGATATTTTGAAGAAGATATAAACTATTTGGGAATTGAAATTGGTAAAATTTCAATTCCAGTTACTTGTTTTTGCGATATTAATTTACAAAGGATATCTTCACATACTAGCGAATATGGAGAATATGGAATAGGTCTTTATAAGGAGTGGTGTGTGGTGCAAGGAATACAACCGATACATTATATAAATGAACGTTCAAAATTAGTAGAAGATTTTAGATTAGCCTTCAATAGCGCATTAGGTTATGATTCTGAGAATTCTGAAGTTAACAACCTCCAAAACTATTTATTTTCTCACTTGTTTTTTATTAAACCTATTCTTGGAGATATGAAAAGAAGTATCAAAGATGAGAAAGTACATCTTAACTTCCATGACGAAAGGGAATGGCGTTATATACCTAAATTAGCTGAAATAAATACTGAATTACTTCCGGTATTGATTTTTGACCAGAATAATGATAAAACTCGAAATCTATATAATAGAGCTTTGTATGATTTAAGTGATGCATGGATGGAGATTTCACCAGATAATATAAAATATTTGATAGTTAAAGATAAGTTTGATCAAGTAGACTTAATCAATTATCTAAGTACAGAAGAGTTGAATTATACACAAAAGGAAAAATTATACTTAAT